CGACTTGGGAGCCAGAGCTGGAGACAGAAAAGCTGTCAGACTGCTGCTGGTGTTTGTGCTGAGGCTCAGGAGTGCTGATAACCTCACTTTTAATTTCCAGGTCTACTGAACTGTCGGCATGAAGAGTAGCCTCATGCTCCACTTCCAGATCCATCTCCTGCTCCTCCTCCACCTCATCTGCCCTCActccctcttcctcctcctcttcttcctcctcctcctcctcttcttcttctgcctcttcctcttctgctccttggttaCTGAGAAGAGAGGAAGCCTGCCCCTCACCGTTTTTGCCTTCCTCAAAGCCCAGGTCATCACCTTCCTTCTCCATGACTCCCAGAATATCTCCTAGCATAGAAGGCCCCAGGTCCACATGAAAGGACATAACTGACTCGGCGTGCTTCATGCCTCCTCCATTATAAGATGGAGAGGGCCGCAAGTCGGTTAGCTCCCCAAAAGACCTCTCATGAAGCTCCACGTCTAGGCCATGAGCGGCTGCCCCGTTGGAAGCCTGCTGCTTCATGGGGCTGGAGGCTAGACTCTTGAGCAACCTACCACTTTCAGGATCCCTATCCTCATCATTCAGAAAAGGCAGTGACAGGGCATTCTTCACATACGTTGGTGAGCCACTTGGGGGTAGTTGCGTGTTGTCTCGCTGGTCTACACGAGTGACAGACTGAGAGCGCTTGCTGCTTCTGAAGGTTCTGGACAGTAGGCCTAGCTTGGGAGAGCGAGGGTTAGAACTAGCATCCTGTGGGGGCTCACCAGAGCGGCTGCTGAGAAAGGACGTGTCTCCAAAAGCGTCACCACCCCTGCCCACATGCATGGTGTGACGAAAATCTCCCAG
This genomic interval from Neoarius graeffei isolate fNeoGra1 chromosome 20, fNeoGra1.pri, whole genome shotgun sequence contains the following:
- the cdc42ep4a gene encoding cdc42 effector protein 4a, with the protein product MPILKQLVSSSSQTKRRSRMDLTTEMISAPLGDFRHTMHVGRGGDAFGDTSFLSSRSGEPPQDASSNPRSPKLGLLSRTFRSSKRSQSVTRVDQRDNTQLPPSGSPTYVKNALSLPFLNDEDRDPESGRLLKSLASSPMKQQASNGAAAHGLDVELHERSFGELTDLRPSPSYNGGGMKHAESVMSFHVDLGPSMLGDILGVMEKEGDDLGFEEGKNGEGQASSLLSNQGAEEEEAEEEEEEEEEEEEEEEGVRADEVEEEQEMDLEVEHEATLHADSSVDLEIKSEVISTPEPQHKHQQQSDSFSVSSSGSQVVEDKQLCQSYQADMDSTNYSYHPGEEGAFSSFLEDEDDEIRV